TCGCCGACTCCGGCACAGGGGCTGGAGTCGGCGAAACTAAGCTAAGCAAAGTCCGGAGTTACCAGCTCTTGCGACGTACTTCCGAGGTCGAGTAGGGCGTGTTACGGTCACCGTACGACTCGTTCGGGAGGTAACCAGCGGCTACCGGGCCGTTAGCAGCGTTCAGCATCATGGGCGTGTTGGCGGCGAAGCCATTGGCCATTACGGGATACTGCTGCTGTTGTTTCTGGGCCTGAGCGGCCAAATCGGCTTTCTTTTCGGCGGCGGCTACGCGGCGGGCCAGAGCGGCGCGCTCGGCGCGGGCTTCGGCGGCGCGGTTGGCGGCAGCCTGGTTGGCAGCAGCCACGCGGGCGGCTTCCTTACGCTTGTTGTCGGTGCGTTTACCAATGGCGTAACCTACGCCGGCACCTGCTACGCCACCTACTACGCCACCCACGGCGCGGTTGCGCTTATGAATGATGGCACCGGCAGCCGCGCCACCAAGACCACCAATGACGGCACCTTTCGCCTGCGGGCTCCATTTTCCAGTTTGGGCCTGGGCCATGTTGCTATACACAGCAGTGAAGAACATTACCAGGGCGAGAATCAAACTGACCTTTTTCATGACTTAAGTTCTTTACGGTTTCAGAACACTTCTTCAGTTGTGATGAGGTGTTTTGCAAGCACCGTGCCAGTACGGATACCGCTCCGGCCCAGTGCCAAAACCTATACGGATGAGAAGCTCGTCAGGATTTACTGCCTTTGCGCCTCAGCAAAGCGGCAGCCAGAGCTATTTTACCAACCAGCCGTTGGCGTCGAGCCAGTTTTGCAGCCGCTCGGTCCAGTTGTCCTTCGTGGTTTTGTTGTTCATGCCGAAACCGTGGCCGCCCTTCGGGTAAAGGTGCATCTCGACCGGCACGTTAGCCCGCAAACAAGCCTCGTAGAAGCGTAGGCTGTTCTGCACTTTCACGGTTTTGTCGTCGGCTGCGTGCACTAAGAAGGTCGGGGGAGTTTGGGCCGTAACCTGCTGCTCATTGGAATAGAGATTAATTTGGGCGGCCGGGGGCGTGTCGCCGAGCAGGCTCTTGCGGGAGCCTGCGTGGGCCAAGCTGTCGGTGAAGCTGATAACGGGGTAGAGCAGCACCAGAAAGTCGGGCCGCACGGACGTGTTGTCTTTGGGGTCGCCGACGGGGGTGGTGAAGTGAGTGCCGGCCGTAGCCGCCAGGTGGCCGCCCGCCGAAAAGCCCATTATTCCCACCCGGTTGGGGTTGATGCCGTACACCGTGGCCTGCTGCCGCACTAGGCGCAGGGCCTGCTGAGCGTCCATCAGGGGCGCAGTAGTCTTGTCAGGCTGGCTCTGGTCGTTGGGCAGGCGGTACTTGAGCACGAAGGCCGTGACGCCCATTTCGTTGAGGCGCTTGGCTACGTCGGTGCCCTCGTGGTCCATGGACAGGCGCACGTAGCCGCCGCCGGGGCAGATGATGACAGCCGTGCCGTTGGCTTTTTCCTTGGCCGGCCGGAACACCTGCAGCGTGGGCTGCACCACGTTGGAAACCCGCACTCCGCCGTTGGCCAGCGTGGTGGTCGATTCCTGCAAGTTGGTGGCAATGGAGTTGGGAATGGTGCCCGAATAGAGTGAAACAATGCTTTGGGCAGACATAGAATGGGCAGAAAACCCGAGTAGGGCAGCTAAAACCAGTGCTTTCATAGACAAACCGGGAGGTGAAAACCGAAAGTACGAGATGCGCCGGGCATTGCTACGCCATAACAAGACCCGCAGCGGCCTTTTTTAGCGTGGCCGAGCTGCTCCACTCGCGCAGGCGGCTCTGCACCGCTGCGGGCACGGGCTGGCCGGTGCGGCTTTGCAAGTCGGCGTAGGTTTCGATGAGCTTGCGGGTGTTGCGCAGGGGCGCGGCGGGCAGCATGGGTAGCAGCGTGTCCAGCAGCTGGCGCACCGCATCGTCGGTGAGTGGGTCGATGGCGCGGGTCTGGGCCAGTACGTCGGTCAGGCGCTGCAGGGGAGCAAATTCCACGGCCAGGATTTTGCCCAGCGCTTCACCCAGCAAGGTGGGCTGCAGGCGGCCGGCGGCAATGGCCGAGAGCAGGACTTCCAGGGCCAGAGCGCGGCACACCGGGGCGTTGTGCACGATGCCCATAGCCAGCAGGACCGAGGTGCTGTCATCAAATCGTGGACCCGGAACCAGCAGGGAATTGAGGAAATGCTGCACTACGTCGCGGCCTTCCGGGCCCTGACTGTCGGTGTGGCAGGCTGTGTGCAGCAAGTGCCAGTGCAGCGGCGCTGGATTATTGGGCAGCAGGGTGAGCAGAAACGGCAAATCGGGCTTTAATAACCACAAATAATAGTGGTTGGTGTGCGGCAGGCTAGCGTGCAGTGAATAGAGCAGCAGCGGGGACGGCGGACGTTTGCCGGGGAGCTTGGTAATGACGTTGAGTTCCTGCCAGACGGTGGTTACCTCCGGCTTTTCCTTGTTCCAGCTTTGTTTGTAAGTGTTGGACTTCTGCTCAAACTTCCACTCCGGGCTCCAGGGCTCGGCCACGCCTGGGCAGGTCGTTAGCGGCAACAACTCCGGCAACTGAGCCGTGGGGCGGCGGGTACGGCCCGCCACGGCCCAGAGCCAGGGTAGGGCTTCAGCCAGCGCAACAGGGGGCATAGCCGCCGGAGTCTGGCGGAAAGGGTTGAGCTGCCCGAATTTTTTGGCCACCGTCTGCACAACCGACGTCAACTCCCGGCCGGCTGGCGTCGGCATGGGCAGGGCTTGCTCAGCATCGGCCGGAGCCAGGAACCAGCCAAGCAAAGCACGCAGCTCGGAGTGCTCCAGTTCGGGTAAGCGTTGCCGGGCTACGGCCGTATCGGTTTCTGCCTGGAAAGCGGTGCGGGCCAGGGCAATGGCTAAATCGGCGGTATCGGGCGTATGGCCGGCCGCTTGGTAAGCCAGCAGCTTTTGCACCAGCACCGAGGGTGCCACCCAGTGCGGCGCGTGGCTGGGTGTACTCAGCAGCGGCAAAGGAGCACCAGCAGCTTGCAGACGGGCTTCGACGGCTGCCAGCCGCTGCTGCTCGACTTGCAACAGCGGGTCAGGGTTGCTGTACTGCTGGTCCCGGATGCCTACGTACGGCACTTTGGCCTGCGTAAAGCCCAGATACCAACTGATAAGCAAGGCCGACAGCAGCTCTTTTTGCCCATTGCGACCTTCTTTAAAGGTTGTTTCGCGCAGAAAAGTGGTGGTTTCTTCTTCTGTTTTGCCTTTCAGGCCCCAGGGTAGAATCTGGAGCAGGTAAGGCCGCAGCTGTTGAGCATACCCGGCCGGGTACTGCCCACGCAGGCGTAGCAGCCCGTCCAGCCATCGTTCCGCTGCCGCCGGCTCGTTTTGCTGTACCATCTGCCCGGTTAAAAAGAGCAGCTCGTGCCAGTCAGCTACCGGGGCAATGGCCGTAGCAGCCGAAATATCGGGCGCGAATTCGGCCACCGGAGCATAAGCCACCGCTGCCGTGGCTGCCGAATCGGGGGCGGCCACCAGAAAGCTAGCCAGGATGGTGCGGGCGGCGGCCGTGAGCAGGTCGGCGTAGAGGCTAATAGTGGCCGTCACTTCTTCGGCTTCTTCGGAGCTGAGTACCGGATTTTTGGCTCTCAGCAAGCCGGCCAGCAGCTTGGCGGCCCGCTCCTGCACCCCGGCATCGCCATTGGCCAGGGCTGAGGAAGTGAGACGGGCTACGGTCGGGGCCAGGTTGGGTTCCCGCTTTACGAGCTTCTCGAAGGCGCCCAATAAGGCCCGCAGCGCCGTTTTTAGGTCCTGGCGCGTCAGCAAGCCCTCGGCGTAAAGCAGCAAGGGCGCCGGTTCGAAGCCTGGGTTGGCCCACAGGTCCTTGAGCTGGTCCAGGGCAAAGTTGACGACCAGCGGCAGGGGATGAGCCAGTAGCTCAACCAGCTCGCTTTGCCGGGCCAGCCGCTCGGCGGCCATGGGCTGCAGGGCTACAAATAGGTTTTTAAACCACGTCAGCAGGGGCCGGCGGAAGTCGCGGCGCAGGGCCAGCAAGCTGCGGGTAAGCAAATCGGCTCGGTCGAGGTGACCCGCGGCGGCCAAGTCACGGATAATATCGAGCCAGGTGATAAACTGGGGCGGATGCTTTTCGCTCCAGTTCTGCCACGTAAGGGGCTCTTTCGACTGCCACCACTTCTTGTCCATCCTCAGCTGCACGCTGGCATTGTGCGAGTCGATGGCGGAGTCGAAGTCGAATACGAGCGGCAAATCCCGGGTGAGCAGCACCGTATCGGTGCTCAGTTGCTGGGCCACTAGTTTTTCGGCCTGAGCCGGCACCGGAGCGGTTTCGCACAGCGGTTGGCACAAGTCGGAAAGCAGGCCGGGCACCGAGCCACTGAAGAGGCGGGCCTCGTAGGCAATAATCTGCCGGTCCTCGAGCTGGCGCAATAGGCGGTAGCTGGGCTTATACCACTGATTGCTACTCGACCAGCGCTGCAGCCAGTCGGACACCCAATCGGGGCGAGTGTGCTCCAGGATCTGCCAGAAGTAGGGCTCGTTGGTCAGGTCGGACCACCAGCCCATAAAGTTATTGGCCAGGGCCTCCTTGCGGGAGTAGGTGCGCAGGCCGCTGAGAAACAGCATCATGCTCTGCTTCCGGGTGATGCGGCTGCCCCAGGTGTTGGGCTTGAGTTGCACCACCGCCTCCAGCTCTTTCTTGAGCTTCACAGTATGCTTGCGCACGGGGATAATGTCGGTTTTGGGCAGGGCCAGCAGAAAGGGCACCAGCTCCCGGGCGCTTTGATGCCGGATGATATACTCAAATGTTTCGACAGCAGACATAGTTAGAAAGTCAGGTAACAGGTAGATAATAAGCAGTAACGCGCCGGCCGCTTGGCGAGGCCAGGGCCGAAATAGTTAAGCAAAGCGCATCTGAGCGGCCAGAATGTGCTTGCAGGGGCCCCGCTGACCTTGCAGGCCACTAAACCACGGGCAGGTGCAGCGGGCCGGCTCGTTGCCGCCCACCAGCACAGTGTGCCACACGTCGGTACCGCGGACCCGGGCCTCGGTGCGCCCCCCGGCGCCCACGCCCACGAGCTGCACGTCGTCGGCGGCTTCGAGCAGGGCCCGGGCGTTTTTCAGGCGCGGATTCAAGCTTAGAATACGGCCCAGCTTGAAGGGCAAACGCCGATAGAAATGCTGGTTGTCGGCCAGGTCAAAGCCCAGCAGGCCCATGGCCGAGAGGCTGGCGCAGAGCCGGTCAACGGTGTTGGGAGCCAGGTCATTTTCCAGGGCAAACACACTGGGGTTAAACACCTCGTTGCCCCGGAACAGGCGGTTAGCGCCGGCCACCCACTCGGCCGGCAGTTCTTCCATCAGGGTGTCGAGTTGGTTGCCTTCCCCCGAAAAGCCCCGCCACACATCGGCCGACAAGGCCAGCATAAACCGCTGCCCGCCACCCAGCTCCAGCACGAAGGCCGCAGCCTGCCCGTCGGGTGTGGCGTATACGCGCAGGGCCTCGCAGAGCGGAAGCAAGCCCTCCAGCAGCCGCAGCCGGTGCACGCCGCCTACCCGCACGGCCCCGGGGCTGCCCACCGGTGAGAAGCTGGGCCGGGGCCCACGCAAGACCAGGAAAAAGTCGGTCTTGGCCGTGCCAGCGGGCAGGCCCTGTACCAACTGCAGAGCCTGAACCCGGGTTAGACGCAGCTTTTCCTCCATCACCGCCAGGTAGGCCTGCACGCTGGTTAGGCCCTTGATCCACCGCTCGGGCAAGGCTACTTTACGCTCCACTACCTTGCCGGCAGCCCGCTCCAGAGTCACTTCTTTGTCGCCGACGGACAGGATAACCGGCTCGGTGCGGGCAATGCGGGCCAGGGCATTCACCATGGGCTCGTTGAAGTCCACGTTGGTGGTGCCACTGCTGAGGAACTCTCCGTCGAGGGCTTCGGAGTTCAGGTCAAGGCGGGCGTAGACACCATTGCAGGACGAGAAGGCCTCGAAGCGGAGCTGCCCGGCCCCGGCCGTCACGATAGGGTCGCGCAGGGCGGCGCTCTGGGGCACGAAGCGGGAGGCCACCACTTTTGCTAAAGTGCTTAGGCCGCGAGCCGCCAGCCAGGAGTCGCGGAGGCGGCCCCAGAAGAAGCAGGCAGAACCAGTAGTGGTAGTGGCTTGCTCCTCGGCAAAAGCCGATAGCAGCAGAGAGTTGCCTTCCGGACGGGTTTCCAGGGTGGAAGGGCGGGCATAGGCATACGCAAAGTCAGACATGGCAAAGGCGTTGTTTTCGGACTCTAAGGTAAGAGCTTTGGGTTACAATTGCTAACTTTTTTAGTATATACTCAATCTGGTGCCCCCAGGTTTTGCTAGTTAGGTTAGTCGGGGTGGGGTGGGTTCGTTAGTGGAAATTAGTAGAAGGAGCGCAACGCGCCGCATTCAGGGGTAGATGCCTATTGTGCCCGTCCTGTCGACCGGCAGGAGACATCCGGCCGGCAATACTATATGATTAGCTCTGTAGCATCCGCAGCGAGATGTTGCCCGCTGGTTGGCAGGCTGGCCTGAAGTCTGGGGTGAGCCGGATGGCCTTTACGATATGGTTGAGCTGTGGGCAAACGATGCAGAACAGGTAAGAGAAGAAAAGGTTGGGTGCTAGGCAGACTTTATATAGCCAAAAGTTAATAATGGTTCTTTATACGGAGTCAATTCCGTAGTTGGCAAGGGCAAAACCCGTATTTGTCAGGTATTACCTAGCCCAAATGCCTCGTAAGCAAGGCTAGCCCCGGCTGTTCGGGGAATTCGCTCCACCTACCTAACCATTTCACCATTATGTTCTATCACGATAGAGAACTCCAGTACAAAGTCCGGGTTGAGAAGCCTAACGCCACATTTGCGCGCATGCTGCAGCAGGCCATTGGGGGCATCGAGGGCGAGATTCGCGTGTGTTTGCAGTACCTGTTTCAGGCCTGGGGCAACCGCGGCCCAGTAAAGTACCGCGACATGCTGCTCGAAACCGGCACCGAGGAAATGGCCCACATCGAGATGCTGGCAACGGCTGTGGCCCTGAACCTGGAAGGCGCTCCGACGAGCCTTAAGGATGAGATGGCCAAGGACAAGATGATTGGCGCCGTGCTCGGCGGCATGGACCCCCGCCACTTCCTTTCCTCGGGTCTGGCCGCTATGGCTGTAGACGCCAACGGAGTTCCGTTTAACGGCTCCTGGGTGGTAGGCAGCGGCAACACGGCCGCCGATATGTACGCCAACGTTATGGCCGAAAGCACCGGCCGCGTACTGGCGACCCGCCTCTGGGAAATGACCGATGACCCCGGCATGAAAGACATGCTCAGCTTCCTCATTGCCCGCGACACGATGCACCAGAACCAGTGGCTGGCCGTGCTCGAAGAGCTGGGCGGCGTGCAGGGCATCCACCCCATCCCCAACTCCTTCCCGCAAAGCCAGGAAGTGCAGGATTTCAACTACGCCTTCGTGAGTACCTACATCAACTCGGGCGATGGCAGCACGCCCGCCGGCCGCTGGACGGAAGGTCAGTCTATCGACGGCAAGGGCGAGTTTCACATCAAAAAAGCCCAGCCCCTGGGTGGGGAGCCCAAGCTTGCTCCGCCGGTACCGGAAGGCCACGCCCAAACCGAGCAGATGACCCTAACCGATACCATCATCGGCAACATTAAGGATACGCTCAGCTAAAAGCTAACTGCCGCTTGCGGCATTGAAAAGCCCCGTCGGCACTTGGCCGGCGGGGCTTTTTTGGGACCGGCACCCGCTGCCCGAGGCCTGCTGAGCCCATAGTACACGTTAGGCACTGGTGCCCAATAACGTAGGGGTAGGGGGAAAAATAAAAGGATAAAACCAGGGGCTGGGGGCAAGGTTGTTGTGTAGTAGGCTACGGTTCAGGTAGATATGCTGTGAATAAGCGCTTGAGGTATTAGCATAAAAGCGGGGCCGTACAAGAGGCGCGTAGCATAGGTTAGTAATTTATTTAGATGGAGTTTTGCGGGGTTATTCGCCTCGTACTTCTCGCTATACCTAGTGCATGAAACACTTTTACTTATTGGGCCTGCTGCTGCCTACGGCCGCCTTGGCGCAGGCGCCTACTTTGGTCACGCGCCTGCCTGCCGCTAACGCCCCGGCCGTCGCGCGCGACACCGAGGTGGCCCTAACTTTCTCCGAAGCCATGAGCACCCAAACCGCCGCCCCCGACGCGGTGCGCGTGGTCAGCCAGTGGCGCGGACTGCTGCCGGGTACTTACTCCGGCGGGGGCACCAATACCATCCGCTTCCAGCCCAATAAGCTGCTGCTGCCCGGCGAGCCAATGACGGTGGGCGTAACTACGCGGGCCACCAGCCGAGCCACGAGCACCATCGCCGTGCCCAGCCAGTACCAGTTTGCCGCCCAGGCTCCCGCTGGCAGTGGCCGCTTCGGCGCCGAGTTCGAATCCGTGAGCGTGGGCGCTACCCCCTACAGCGTGGCCGTAGCCGACTTTAACGCTGATGGCAAGCCCGACTTGGCCACGGCTAACAACGGCAGCAATACAGTAAGCATCCGCTTGGGCGCGGGGGCCGGCATCTTCACCGGTGCTGCCGATGTACCCGTGGGCTCTGCGCCACGTAGTGTGGCCGTGGCCGACCTGAACGCCGACGGTAACGTAGACTTGGCCGTGGCCAACACTGGCAGCAACACAGTCAGCATCCGTCTGGGCGCGGGTAACGGCTCGTTCACCGCCGCCCCCGATGTAGCTACAGGCGCTACCCCCTACAGCGTGGTCGTAGCCGACTTTAACGCTGATGGCAAGCCCGACTTGGCTACGGCCAACAATGGCAGCAACACGGTGAGCATCCGCCTGGGCGCGGCCGATGGTACCTTCACCACTGCCGCTGCCAGCCCCGCCGACGTGACTGTGGGCACTAGCCCCCAGAACGTGACCGTGGCCGATCTGAACGCCGACGGCAAGCCCGACCTAGTTGTGGCTAATAATGGTAGCAGCACCGTAAGCATCCGCATGGGTGCGGCCGACGGCACCTTTACCAGCGCCACCGACGTACCCGTGAACCTTGGCCCCAGCAGCGTGGCCGTGGCCGACTTCAACGCCGACGGTAACGTAGATTTGGCCGTGACCAATAACGGCAGCAGGACGGTGAGCATTCGCCTGGGCGCAGGCAACGGCTCGTTCACCGCCGCCCCCAACGTGGCCGTGGCCCTTGGCCCCTACAGCGTGGCGGTGACCGACTTCAACGGCGACGGCCGCCCCGACCTGGCCGTGACTAACGGCACGAGCAGAACGGTGAGCATCCGTCTGGGTGCGGCCGACGGCACCTTTACCGGTACCACCGACGTGGCCGTGGGCAATAACCCCCAGAGTGTGGCCGTGGCCGACTTCAACGCCGATGGCCGCCCCGACTTGGCCGTAGCCAACACCAGCAGCAATACGATAAACATCTGCTTCAACGGCGGCAGTACCTTCCCCGGCGACGTGGGCGTAGGCTTTAACCCCTACAGTGTGGCCGTGGCCGACATCAACGGCGACGGTAACGTAGACCTGGCCACGGCCAACATCAGCAGCAACACGGTGAGCATCCGCCTGGGCGCGGGCAACGGCTCGTTTATCGCCGCCCCCAACGTGGCCGTGGGCAATAGTCCCCTGAATGTGGCCGTGGGCGACTTCAACGCTGATGGTAAGCCCGATCTGGCTGTGGTCAACCAAAACAGCAGAACGATAAGTATCCGCCTGGGCGTGGGCGATGGTACCTTCACCAGCGCTGCCGACGTGGCCGTGGGCATTAATCCCCAGAGTGTGGCCGTGGCCGACCTAAATGGCGACGGCTACCCCGACTTGGCGGTTGCCAACGCCAGCAGCAATACGGTGAGCATTCGCCTGGGTGCAGGCAACAGTACCTTTATCAGCGCCGCCGACGTGGCCGTGGGTACGAGTCCCAGCAGCGTGGCGGTGGCTGATTTCAACGCCGACGGTAAGCCCGACCTGGCCGTGAGCGTCAACGGCAGAGCGGTGAGCATCCGCCTGGGCGTGGGCGACGGCACCTTTACGAGTGCCGCCGACGTGGCCCTAGGCAATATCCCCCAGAGTGTGACCGTAGCCGACCTGAACGCTGACGGCCGCCTCGACTTGGCGGTAGCTAACGGCGGCAACAACACAGTGAGCATTCGCCTGGGTGCAGGCACCGGCACCTTCACCGGCACCACCGAAGTAGCTGTGGGCTCTACTCCCCGCAGAG
Above is a genomic segment from Hymenobacter cellulosivorans containing:
- a CDS encoding YMGG-like glycine zipper-containing protein; the encoded protein is MKKVSLILALVMFFTAVYSNMAQAQTGKWSPQAKGAVIGGLGGAAAGAIIHKRNRAVGGVVGGVAGAGVGYAIGKRTDNKRKEAARVAAANQAAANRAAEARAERAALARRVAAAEKKADLAAQAQKQQQQYPVMANGFAANTPMMLNAANGPVAAGYLPNESYGDRNTPYSTSEVRRKSW
- a CDS encoding alpha/beta hydrolase, whose product is MSAQSIVSLYSGTIPNSIATNLQESTTTLANGGVRVSNVVQPTLQVFRPAKEKANGTAVIICPGGGYVRLSMDHEGTDVAKRLNEMGVTAFVLKYRLPNDQSQPDKTTAPLMDAQQALRLVRQQATVYGINPNRVGIMGFSAGGHLAATAGTHFTTPVGDPKDNTSVRPDFLVLLYPVISFTDSLAHAGSRKSLLGDTPPAAQINLYSNEQQVTAQTPPTFLVHAADDKTVKVQNSLRFYEACLRANVPVEMHLYPKGGHGFGMNNKTTKDNWTERLQNWLDANGWLVK
- a CDS encoding DUF6493 family protein; translation: MSAVETFEYIIRHQSARELVPFLLALPKTDIIPVRKHTVKLKKELEAVVQLKPNTWGSRITRKQSMMLFLSGLRTYSRKEALANNFMGWWSDLTNEPYFWQILEHTRPDWVSDWLQRWSSSNQWYKPSYRLLRQLEDRQIIAYEARLFSGSVPGLLSDLCQPLCETAPVPAQAEKLVAQQLSTDTVLLTRDLPLVFDFDSAIDSHNASVQLRMDKKWWQSKEPLTWQNWSEKHPPQFITWLDIIRDLAAAGHLDRADLLTRSLLALRRDFRRPLLTWFKNLFVALQPMAAERLARQSELVELLAHPLPLVVNFALDQLKDLWANPGFEPAPLLLYAEGLLTRQDLKTALRALLGAFEKLVKREPNLAPTVARLTSSALANGDAGVQERAAKLLAGLLRAKNPVLSSEEAEEVTATISLYADLLTAAARTILASFLVAAPDSAATAAVAYAPVAEFAPDISAATAIAPVADWHELLFLTGQMVQQNEPAAAERWLDGLLRLRGQYPAGYAQQLRPYLLQILPWGLKGKTEEETTTFLRETTFKEGRNGQKELLSALLISWYLGFTQAKVPYVGIRDQQYSNPDPLLQVEQQRLAAVEARLQAAGAPLPLLSTPSHAPHWVAPSVLVQKLLAYQAAGHTPDTADLAIALARTAFQAETDTAVARQRLPELEHSELRALLGWFLAPADAEQALPMPTPAGRELTSVVQTVAKKFGQLNPFRQTPAAMPPVALAEALPWLWAVAGRTRRPTAQLPELLPLTTCPGVAEPWSPEWKFEQKSNTYKQSWNKEKPEVTTVWQELNVITKLPGKRPPSPLLLYSLHASLPHTNHYYLWLLKPDLPFLLTLLPNNPAPLHWHLLHTACHTDSQGPEGRDVVQHFLNSLLVPGPRFDDSTSVLLAMGIVHNAPVCRALALEVLLSAIAAGRLQPTLLGEALGKILAVEFAPLQRLTDVLAQTRAIDPLTDDAVRQLLDTLLPMLPAAPLRNTRKLIETYADLQSRTGQPVPAAVQSRLREWSSSATLKKAAAGLVMA
- a CDS encoding SWIM zinc finger family protein, giving the protein MSDFAYAYARPSTLETRPEGNSLLLSAFAEEQATTTTGSACFFWGRLRDSWLAARGLSTLAKVVASRFVPQSAALRDPIVTAGAGQLRFEAFSSCNGVYARLDLNSEALDGEFLSSGTTNVDFNEPMVNALARIARTEPVILSVGDKEVTLERAAGKVVERKVALPERWIKGLTSVQAYLAVMEEKLRLTRVQALQLVQGLPAGTAKTDFFLVLRGPRPSFSPVGSPGAVRVGGVHRLRLLEGLLPLCEALRVYATPDGQAAAFVLELGGGQRFMLALSADVWRGFSGEGNQLDTLMEELPAEWVAGANRLFRGNEVFNPSVFALENDLAPNTVDRLCASLSAMGLLGFDLADNQHFYRRLPFKLGRILSLNPRLKNARALLEAADDVQLVGVGAGGRTEARVRGTDVWHTVLVGGNEPARCTCPWFSGLQGQRGPCKHILAAQMRFA
- a CDS encoding manganese catalase family protein, giving the protein MFYHDRELQYKVRVEKPNATFARMLQQAIGGIEGEIRVCLQYLFQAWGNRGPVKYRDMLLETGTEEMAHIEMLATAVALNLEGAPTSLKDEMAKDKMIGAVLGGMDPRHFLSSGLAAMAVDANGVPFNGSWVVGSGNTAADMYANVMAESTGRVLATRLWEMTDDPGMKDMLSFLIARDTMHQNQWLAVLEELGGVQGIHPIPNSFPQSQEVQDFNYAFVSTYINSGDGSTPAGRWTEGQSIDGKGEFHIKKAQPLGGEPKLAPPVPEGHAQTEQMTLTDTIIGNIKDTLS
- a CDS encoding FG-GAP-like repeat-containing protein gives rise to the protein MKHFYLLGLLLPTAALAQAPTLVTRLPAANAPAVARDTEVALTFSEAMSTQTAAPDAVRVVSQWRGLLPGTYSGGGTNTIRFQPNKLLLPGEPMTVGVTTRATSRATSTIAVPSQYQFAAQAPAGSGRFGAEFESVSVGATPYSVAVADFNADGKPDLATANNGSNTVSIRLGAGAGIFTGAADVPVGSAPRSVAVADLNADGNVDLAVANTGSNTVSIRLGAGNGSFTAAPDVATGATPYSVVVADFNADGKPDLATANNGSNTVSIRLGAADGTFTTAAASPADVTVGTSPQNVTVADLNADGKPDLVVANNGSSTVSIRMGAADGTFTSATDVPVNLGPSSVAVADFNADGNVDLAVTNNGSRTVSIRLGAGNGSFTAAPNVAVALGPYSVAVTDFNGDGRPDLAVTNGTSRTVSIRLGAADGTFTGTTDVAVGNNPQSVAVADFNADGRPDLAVANTSSNTINICFNGGSTFPGDVGVGFNPYSVAVADINGDGNVDLATANISSNTVSIRLGAGNGSFIAAPNVAVGNSPLNVAVGDFNADGKPDLAVVNQNSRTISIRLGVGDGTFTSAADVAVGINPQSVAVADLNGDGYPDLAVANASSNTVSIRLGAGNSTFISAADVAVGTSPSSVAVADFNADGKPDLAVSVNGRAVSIRLGVGDGTFTSAADVALGNIPQSVTVADLNADGRLDLAVANGGNNTVSIRLGAGTGTFTGTTEVAVGSTPRRVAVADLNGDGYPDLAVANGNSNTVSLRLGAGNGTFTGTTDMAVGNSPNSVAVADLNGDGRPDLAVANASSNTVSIRLGTASGSFSGTTDVAMTVGNNPQSVAVGDFNADGYLDLAVVNNSSATVSIRLGAANGTFTNAADVAVGTNPFGVAVGDFNGDSRLDLAVTNGSSSIVSILSGTGNGTFTTADELFVRNKPFSVAVADFNGDGRPDLAVANSHSSSVSIRLGAAGGSFTSAADLAVGNSPKVWW